A single window of Anopheles moucheti chromosome 2, idAnoMoucSN_F20_07, whole genome shotgun sequence DNA harbors:
- the LOC128298462 gene encoding elongation of very long chain fatty acids protein AAEL008004-like: MVTVLSIATKYYNDYFIERRDDRSAHLPLAGSPVYIVGIVLAYLYFVLRYGPRHMANRKPYNVLHMIKAYNLFQMAANVMLFLRICYNVFILYDNFSFRCQPIDYTRSKAGMDEVYFSYAYFWLKLFDLADTIFFVLRKKQSHVSFLHVYHHSFMVVTTYCALVFVPGGHVLLLGLWNTLVHAIMYFYYFLTSLGAQSSSVWWKKYLTRLQLTQFIHLAFHFGRPLVCGNCNFPTFWLWYGFLQAIIVLGLFLDFYIKTYNKRVKSSTPSKMKSAVRGKVN, encoded by the exons ATGGTGACAGTGCTTAGCATTGCTACTAAATACTACAATGATTACTTCATCGAGCGAAGAG ACGACCGTAGTGCGCATCTTCCTTTGGCTGGATCACCCGTTTACATCGTGGGCATTGTTTTAGCCTATTTATACTTCGTGCTCCGCTATGGTCCACGTCATATGGCGAATCGAAAGCCGTACAATGTCCTCCACATGATAAAGGCTTACAACTTGTTCCAAATGGCCGCAAATGTTATGCTGTTTCTGCGTATT TGTtacaatgttttcattttgtatgACAATTTTTCCTTCCGATGTCAACCGATCGACTACACGAGATCGAAGGCAGGGATGGATGAAGTTTACTTCAGCTACGCTTATTTCTGGCTCAAGCTATTCGACTTAGCTGATACGATATTTTTCGTTTTACGCAAGAAACAATCCCATGTTTCGTTTCTGCATGTGTATCACCATTCGTTCATGGTAGTAACCACCTATTGCGCTCTAGTATTCGTTCCCGGAGGTCACGTCTTACTGCTCGGTCTGTGGAATACGCTGGTACATGCGATAATGTACTTTTACTATTTTCTCACATCACTGGGAGCACAGAGCAGCAGCGTGTGGTGGAAAAAATATCTTACAAGACTGCAGCTGACTCAGTTCATACACTTAGCTTTCCATTTTGGACGCCCGCTGGTCTGCGGAAATTGCAATTTCCCAACGTTTTGGCTGTGGTACGGATTTCTGCAGGCAATCATTGTGCTGGGTTTGTTTTTAGACTTTTACATCAAAACGTACAATAAGCGCGTTAAAAGTAGTACCCCGAGCAAAATGAAATCTGCAGTGAGAGGAAAGGTTAATTGA
- the LOC128298461 gene encoding elongation of very long chain fatty acids protein AAEL008004-like, protein MALVLRNIYQTINYYFNEYKDPRVEHYPLLGSPWPIIAIIVLYLQFVNDWGRRLMKHQKPFDLTTVMNMYNLIQIFLNLYIGIVGGLNSYFDSDYSWSCETINQKDNPTRRKLIFVTYLYFISKIIDLLDTVFFVVRKKYNQITFLHTYHHAGMVVATYIFTKFLAGSHATLLGLINSFVHVIMYFYYFLTTFKPELKNSLWWKRYITQVQLVQFTILMLHFGIPLVAGYCDFPKILLFIGFTQNMFMFTLFADFYVKAYIKKK, encoded by the exons ATGGCGTTAGTGTTGCGTAATATTTACCAAACGATCAATTACTATTTCAACGAATACAAAG ATCCCCGAGTCGAGCATTATCCTTTGCTTGGGTCGCCATGGCCGATTATAGCTATTATTGTACTGTACCTACAGTTCGTCAACGATTGGGGTCGTCGATTAATGAAACATCAGAAACCATTCGATCTAACAACGGTCATGAATATGTACAATTTGATACAGATCTTTTTGAACCTTTACATCGGCATCGTGGGTGGATTGAACTCTTACTTCGATTCGGACTACAGCTGGAGTTGCGAAACGATCAACCAGAAAGACAACCCAACGAGACGTAAACTCATATTTGTAACGTATCTCTATTTTATTTCTAAAATTATTGATCTTCTAGACACG GTATTCTTTGTAGTGCGAAAAAAGTATAACCAGATCACATTTCTTCACACCTATCACCATGCAGGCATGGTAGTCGCCACCTACATATTTACTAAATTTTTAGCCG GGAGCCACGCCACACTTTTAGGGTTGATCAATAGCTTTGTACATGTTATTATGTATTTTTACTATTTCCTTACAACGTTCAAGCCGgaattgaaaaattcattatGGTGGAAACGATACATCACCCAAGTTCAGCTG GTTCAGTTCACTATTCTGATGCTACATTTTGGTATTCCTTTAGTGGCAGGATACTGTGATTTCCCCAAAATTCTTCTATTTATCGGTTTCAcacaaaatatgtttatgttCACCTTGTTTGCTGACTTTTATGTAAAAGCGTacattaaaaagaaataa
- the LOC128300863 gene encoding D-aspartate oxidase-like gives MCTNYQQFVILGGGINGLSCAMRLSNEFPCSTIQLISDNFSPNTTSDVAAGLWGPYVLGKTSIIDCRRWAQATHDYFLQLWRGGYADRCGICLVPVLECYENDTPAPWWHDIVFGFSKVCEASEHFKLQQNVQTAFMYITFTCEPSKLMKHYRDILSTRNVVFRQERLESIRCLERMDIAANAIIINCLGMGSQNVADDAELFPVRGQVQRVQSTSVFHSFTNESCYIIPNTDTVILGGTKQKSNNLLVSPIDRYTIRKGCLDLMPSLKDALIVRDSVGLRPVRSTGVRLELECIVFVNGERHALVHNYGHGGAGITLAWGCAGEVTRLVHEYYAKMANLQMKL, from the exons ATGTGTACGAACTATCAACAGTTTGTTATCTTAGGTGGTGGAATAAATGGATTATCCTGTGCTATGCGATTGTCGAATGAATTTCCCTGTTCAACAATACAGCTCATAAGTGATAATTTTAGTCCCAACACAACGAGTGACGTGGCCGCTGGATTGTGGGGACCGTACGTATTAGGTAAAACATCGATCATCGATTGTAG ACGATGGGCTCAAGCAACGCACGACTATTTCCTGCAACTATGGCGTGGTGGATATGCCGATCGGTGTGGAATTTGTTTAGTGCCAGTTCTGGAGTGTTATGAAAACGACACACCCGCTCCTTGGTGGCATGATATTGTGTTTGGATTTAGTAAAGTGTGTGAGGCGTCTGAACATTTTAAACTACAGCAGAACGTCCAAACGGCATTTATGTACATCACTTTTACATGCGAACCTTCCAAACTGATGAAACACTATCGTGACATTTTGTCCACTCGTAATGTAGTGTTTCGCCAAGAACGTTTGGAAAGTATCCGTTGCTTGGAACGCATGGACATTGCCGCAAATGCTATTATTATCAATTGTCTAGGTATGGGTTCGCAAAACGTTGCAGATGATGCAGAACTGTTTCCCGTCCGTGGTCAGGTTCAGCGTGTACAGTCGACATCcgtatttcattcattcaccAATGAATCGTGCTACATAATTCCCAACACGGATACAGTCATTTTGGGTGGGacgaagcaaaaaagcaacaatctGCTGGTAAGCCCCATTGACCGGTACACTATCAGAAAGGGTTGCCTAGACCTTATGCCTTCATTGAAAGATGCACTAATCGTACGGGATAGTGTTGGATTACGTCCGGTCAGATCTACCGGGGTACGTTTAGAACTGGAATGTATCGTTTTCGTTAATG GAGAGCGTCATGCATTAGTCCACAACTATGGTCACGGTGGTGCAGGAATTACACTTGCATGGGGATGTGCTGGCGAGGTGACCCGTTTGGTGCATGAATATTATGCGAAAATGGCGAATCTGCAGATGAAACTGTAA
- the LOC128297152 gene encoding uncharacterized protein LOC128297152 — MVSIMDVESDRQVCDNRVIVSQSAVSQKSIDLDISLRPIISSTADRDTGNLELVAHVVTGTAANLPETPQQPGTSAGLPAYQHDVTDTDLAKRSMKLNLVDTANIGNARDIGLPAELINAASSSTGAGAASAGTVVTTTAAIIMKHRKLKERTFSDEIGSPKSPAATVEVVDDRKALRDALYQGIFHRHRRTIFAVGSFLRMLKSRNSSYNTIRSSSEGEDDTK; from the exons ATGGTTTCAATTATGGATGTAGAATCGGATAGACAGGTCTGTGATAATCGGGTAATAGTGTCGCAAAGTGCGGTTAGCCAAAAATCGATTGATCTAGATATCTCGCTCAGGCCAATCATCTCATCGACAGCAGATCGCGATACGGGTAATTTGGAGCTGGTGGCACACGTGGTAACAGGTACGGCCGCCAACCTGCCGGAAACACCGCAGCAACCCGGCACGTCCGCCGGGTTACCGGCTTACCAACACGATGTTACCGATACGGATCTGGCGAAGAGAAGCATGAAGTTAAACTTAGTAGATACAGCTAACATCGGGAACGCTCGCGACATTGGGCTACCAGCGGAGTTGATCAACGCAGCATCATCGAGCAccggtgctggtgctgctagTGCGGGCACTGTTGTTACCACTACCGCCGCCATCATCATGAAACATCGCAAACTGAAGGAACGAACGTTTAGCGATGAAATTGGCTCACCAAAATCACCTGCTGCAACAG TAGAAGTAGTCGACGACCGTAAGGCACTAAGGGATGCACTGTACCAAGGAATCTTTCATCGACATCGTCGAACGATCTTCGCGGTAGGAAGCTTTTTGCGAATGCTGAAAAGCCGAAATTCCTCGTACAACACGATACGCAGCTCGTCGGAGGGAGAGGATGATACGAAGTAA